The following DNA comes from Sphingopyxis sp. BSN-002.
GCTCGCGAGCGCGGCCGACAGGCGCAGGCTGATGTCGGGGGGCACGTCGCTGTCTTCCTGTCCGTGCAGCAGCCTGACCGGGCAGGCGAGGGGGATATCCGCGTCCAGCAGCCGGTTCGCCTCGCCCGACTGCCAGAAGCCGCGCGTCGTCATATAGGGCTGGTCGCTATACGGCGTCTCTTCGAGAAGTGCGCCCTCGGCAAGGATGATCGCCTTCTCGGCGTCGCTGAAGCCCCAATCGGTGAAATCGGGCGCCGCCGCGATCCCGACGAGCCCCGCAACGCGCGCGGCGCCGTCGCGCTTTGTGAGTGCGAGGGCCATAAGCAACATCAGCCAGCCGCCCATCGACGACCCGACGATCAGGATCGGTCCTTCCGCCTTCGCGTCGATCAGGTCGAGCACGTCGCCGCGCCAGTCGAGCAGCGTCTGTTCGGCGAACAGGCCGTCGGACAGTCCGCATCCCGCATAGTCGAGCAGCAGGCAGGCATGCCCTTCGGCGGCGGCCCAGTCGAACAATGCGGTCGCCTTGCCGCCCGCCATGTCGGACATATAGCCCGGCAGAAAGACGATCGTCGGCCCGGTCCCGGGCGTATGGCGAAAGGCGAGCCGCGGGCGACCCGGACGATCGAGGAAATCGGGAGCGGCGGAATCGCTCACGCCGGTCAGATGACCCAGTCGATGGTGCTCATCTG
Coding sequences within:
- a CDS encoding alpha/beta hydrolase produces the protein MSDSAAPDFLDRPGRPRLAFRHTPGTGPTIVFLPGYMSDMAGGKATALFDWAAAEGHACLLLDYAGCGLSDGLFAEQTLLDWRGDVLDLIDAKAEGPILIVGSSMGGWLMLLMALALTKRDGAARVAGLVGIAAAPDFTDWGFSDAEKAIILAEGALLEETPYSDQPYMTTRGFWQSGEANRLLDADIPLACPVRLLHGQEDSDVPPDISLRLSAALASDDVQVTLVKGGDHRLSRDTDIALLIDTVARLATN